CGCTGCTGCGCCATATCGAGCGCCATGCACAGCAGGCCCCCGCCCCTGCGCGCGCCGCCTGGCAGCGGGTGGCCCTGCCGGCCAGCCGGGGGCTGCTGGCCCATGCCCGCGGCGAGCACGCGCGCGCCGTCGACGAACTCGGCCAGGCGTTGCCGCGCATGACCGAGATCGGCGGCAGCCACGCGCAGCGCGACCTGTTCTCGCAGGTCTACCTCGACGCCCTGATCCGCTGCGGCCGGCTGGCCGGCGCGCAGCACCTGCTCGCGCAGCAGGTCCGCGCGCAACCCGAGTCGCTGCGCCTGAAGCGCCAGGCCGCGCAGGTGTACCGGGCGCTCGGCCTGGCCGGGGTTGTCCCTTGACGGCGCAGCTGCTGTTGGTGCCGGGACTGGCCGGCGATGCCGTGATGTGGCGCTGGCAGCGCGAGGCCCTTGCCGACTGGCAGCCGCTGATCACCGACGTGCACATGCGGCATGCCAGCATCGAAGCCATGGCATCGGCCTTGCTGGCCGAGCACCCGGGTCCGCTGGCGCTGTGCGGCGCCTCGATGGGCGGCATGATCGCCATGGAGGCCGCGCGCCTGGCCCCCGGGCGCATCGCCGGCCTGGCCTTGCTGGGCACCACGGCGCGGCCGGAGAGCGCGGAGATGCGCCGGGTGCGCGAGGACGCGATCCGCCTGTTCGAGCAGGGCCGCGTCGCGGAGGTGATCGAACCCAATGTGCGCCTCGCCTTCCACCCGGCGCAGGCCGCCGATCCGGCCATCACCGCCGCCTACCTGGAGTTCGTCCTGCGCGCCGGCGCGCATCAACTGATTCGCCAGAACCGCGCCGTGATGGCGCGCCCGGACGCCCGCCCGCACTTGCCGCGGCTCCGGTGTCCTGCGCTGGTGATGTGCGGCGACACGGACCTGCTGGTGCCCAAGGAGAACTCCGAGGAGATCGCCGCGCTACTGACTGCTTCGGAACTGGTGGTGGTGCCGCGCTGCGGGCACATGCTCACCATGGAGCAGCCCGCAGCCGTCAATGCGGCCTTGCGGAACTGGCTGCGACTGCTGCCAGATTTCTGAGACCCCGCTGGCGGCGTTAAGGCGTGCCCTGGCTGCGCACCTTGTCCGCCAGCCGCTGCGCGACGATGGGCGACACGAACTTGTCCACCTCGCCGCCCAGCACCGCGATCTCGCGCACGAAGGTGCTGCTGATGAACTGGTACTTGTCGCTGGGCGTGAGGAACACGGTCTCCACGTGCGGCATCAGACTGCGGTTCATGCCGGCCAGCTGGAACTCGTAGTCGAAGTCGGTCACCGCGCGCAGGCCGCGCACCATGGCCTTGGCGCCGCGGGCGACGACGAAGTCGCGCATCAGCCCCGAGAAGCTCTCGACCTGCACCTGCGGGAAGGCCTTCACCAGCTCGCGCGCCATGTCGATGCGCTCCTGCAGCGTGAACATGGCCTTCTTGTGGTGACCCGCGGCCACCGCCACGATGACCTGGTCGAACAGCTGAGCCGCGCGATGGACCACGTCCTCATGACCCAAGGTCATGGGATCGAAGGTGCCGGGATAGACGGCGATCACGCGGGCCATGGGGATCTCCTGAGCGGCACTTGTTGCGCTGCATTATGCAGCGCGGCGCAGCAGGTGGGCGTGCACGGCGCCGGCCTTGAGGTGGCGGGCCGGCGTCAGGCCGAAGGGCAACAGCGCGGCCTCATCCCACTCGCGCGGCGCCTCCAGGTAGACGAAGCCATCGGGTCCGGCGGCGGCGGCCGCGGCAGCGAGCGCCTGCTCCCAGAGCCCGGCATCGAAGGGCGGGTCGAGGAACACCAGATCGAAACTGCCCGGCGCAGCCCCGGCCAGGGTGGCGAGGCCGTCGCCGCGCTGCACGCGCACGGCCGCAGCGTCCAGCTTGCGCTGGGCGGCCCGCAGCAGCTCGGCCAGTTGCGGGTCCTGCTCGATGAGCAGCACCTGGGCGGCGCCGCGCGAGGCCGCCTCGAAACCGAGCGCGCCGGTGCCGGCGAACACGTCCATGCAGCGCCAGCCGCTCAGGTCCTGGCCGAGCCAGTTGAACAGGGTCTCGCGCACGCGGTCGGGCGTCGGCCGCAGGCCGGGCCGGTCGGGCACCGGCAGCCTGGTGCGCTTCCATTGCCCGCCGATGATCCGCACCTCGCGCGGTGGGGCGCCCCTGCTCTTCATGCGGCCGGCATCAGCGCGCGGCCCCGGCAGGCGCGGCCGGGGCGGCAGGCGCGCCGACCGTCACCGTCACCATGCGGTCCGGATGCAGCTTGCGGCCGAACGCCGACTTGACGTCGGCCGCCGTGACGCGCTGCACCTGCGCGGTCCAGGTGTCCAGGTAGTCCAGCGGCAGGTCGTACCACGCGATGTTGGCGATGTTGTCCAGCAGCTTGCGGTTGCTGTCGATCAGCAGCGGGTAACCGCCGACCAGGTAGTCCTTGGCGGCCTTCAATTCGACCGGCGTCGGGCCGGAGGCGATGAAGCGCGACACCACGTCACGGGCCACCTGCAGGGCCTGCTGGGCCTGGTCGGGGCGGGTCTGCAGGCTGACGGTGAACGCGCCCGCGGACAGGCCGGGCGAGAAGCTGCTGCCGGCGCTGTAGCTCAGGCCGCGCTTCTCGCGCACCTCGATCGCCAGGCGCGACACCAGTCCGCCGCCGCCCAGGATGTAGTTGCCCACGATCAGCGGGAAGTGGTCCGGGTCGTTGCGCTTGTAGCCGGGCTGGCCCATCAGCACATGGGCTTGGGCCGAGGCGAAGGGAATCGACTTCAGTGACGAAGCTTCCAGCGGCGGCACGTCGGGCACGGCGGGCAGCGCATCGCACTTGCCGCTCACCGCGGCGGGCAGGCGCGAAAGGAGCGCGGTGGCCAGGCCATCCGCCTGCTCGCGCGTCAGCGCGCCCACGATGCTCACCTTGGCGCGGCACGGCTCGAGCATCTGGTAGTGCCGCTTCATGTCGGCCACGTTGATGCGGGCAAGCGACTCCTCCGTCACTTCGTGGCCATAAGGGTGCTTGCCGTACACCGAGGCCGCGTAGGCCTTGCCCGCCACCACGCCGGGGCGCGTGTTCGCCTCGCGCACCGAGGCCGCCAGGCGCTGGCGCTCGCGCTGCCAGACCTCATCGGGAAACGAAGGCTGGCCCAGTTGCCGCGCCGCCAGCGCCACGGCCTTGGGCAGGATGTCCGGATAGGCCAGCGTGCGCAGCGAGAAGCTCATGCGGTCCGACGTCGCACTCTCCTCCAGTCCTGCGCCCAGGTCGGCCCAGGCTTCGCCGAGCTGGTTCTCGTCCAACTCCGGCTCGCTGCCATGCGCGGCGATGCCCTTGGCCGTCATGTCCGCCGTGATGTTGGCCAGGCCCGCCATGTCGCCTGGCTCGCGGCGGCCGCCGGCATCGAAGTCGACGCGCACGTCGACGATGGGGATCGAGGGGCTGGCGGCGAAGTAGATCTTCGCGCCGCTGGGCTGCACCCAATGCTGGATCGGGATGGCAGCGCGCGCGGCCAGGCACGCGCAGAGCAGGCAGAGGAAGGCGAGCGCGCGGACCGCGCCACGGGGGTCGTTTGTCATGTCAGTCCCTCACGCCGGCGGGACGCGCGCGCGGCTTGCGGTTGGGGTCCAGCGGTTGCGGGCGCAGGGTGCCCACCGTGAGCTGGTCGTCGCCGAAATACTTGCCGGCCACCGCCTGCACCTGCGCCGCCGTCACACCACGCAGGCGCTCGATCAGGCGCTCCTGCGCATCCACCGGCATGCCGATCACCCACTGCCCGCCCAATTCGTTCGCCTGGCTCACGATGGAGTCGCGCTTGTAGACCTGGCTGGCCACCCACTGGGTCTTGACGCGGTTGAGCTCCGCTTCGGTGACGCCCTCGCGCGCCACCTTCGTCACCTCGGCGCGCAAGGCCGCTTCGACCTGCTCGGGCGTCTTGCCCTTGGCGGGAATGCCGTCCAGCGTGAACAGCTGCGGCCCGCGGCCCCACAGGCCGTTGCCCGCGCCCGCGCCATCGGCCACCCGGTCCGCGCCCTGCGTCAGCGCGCGCTCCAGCCGCGCGCCGCTGTAGCCATCGAGCACCGCCGCCAGCACGGTGAGCGCCAGCGCGTCATCGTTGTCCG
Above is a window of Ramlibacter tataouinensis DNA encoding:
- the rsmD gene encoding 16S rRNA (guanine(966)-N(2))-methyltransferase RsmD, whose amino-acid sequence is MKSRGAPPREVRIIGGQWKRTRLPVPDRPGLRPTPDRVRETLFNWLGQDLSGWRCMDVFAGTGALGFEAASRGAAQVLLIEQDPQLAELLRAAQRKLDAAAVRVQRGDGLATLAGAAPGSFDLVFLDPPFDAGLWEQALAAAAAAAGPDGFVYLEAPREWDEAALLPFGLTPARHLKAGAVHAHLLRRAA
- the coaD gene encoding pantetheine-phosphate adenylyltransferase, producing the protein MARVIAVYPGTFDPMTLGHEDVVHRAAQLFDQVIVAVAAGHHKKAMFTLQERIDMARELVKAFPQVQVESFSGLMRDFVVARGAKAMVRGLRAVTDFDYEFQLAGMNRSLMPHVETVFLTPSDKYQFISSTFVREIAVLGGEVDKFVSPIVAQRLADKVRSQGTP
- a CDS encoding M16 family metallopeptidase — protein: MTNDPRGAVRALAFLCLLCACLAARAAIPIQHWVQPSGAKIYFAASPSIPIVDVRVDFDAGGRREPGDMAGLANITADMTAKGIAAHGSEPELDENQLGEAWADLGAGLEESATSDRMSFSLRTLAYPDILPKAVALAARQLGQPSFPDEVWQRERQRLAASVREANTRPGVVAGKAYAASVYGKHPYGHEVTEESLARINVADMKRHYQMLEPCRAKVSIVGALTREQADGLATALLSRLPAAVSGKCDALPAVPDVPPLEASSLKSIPFASAQAHVLMGQPGYKRNDPDHFPLIVGNYILGGGGLVSRLAIEVREKRGLSYSAGSSFSPGLSAGAFTVSLQTRPDQAQQALQVARDVVSRFIASGPTPVELKAAKDYLVGGYPLLIDSNRKLLDNIANIAWYDLPLDYLDTWTAQVQRVTAADVKSAFGRKLHPDRMVTVTVGAPAAPAAPAGAAR